The following proteins come from a genomic window of Macrobrachium rosenbergii isolate ZJJX-2024 chromosome 37, ASM4041242v1, whole genome shotgun sequence:
- the LOC136825345 gene encoding tubulin beta-1 chain-like, protein MREIVHIQTGQCGNQIGTKFWEIISDEHGIEPTGEYTGTDKDLQDLQLERINVYYNEGNQGKYVPRCILVDLEPGTMDSVRAGPLGSLFRPDSFVFGQSGAGNNWAKGHYTEGAELVDSVLDVVRKDAEKCDCLQGFQLTHSLGGGTGSGMGTLLVSKVREEFPDRIMNTFSVVPSPKVSDTVVEPYNATLSIHQLVENTDETYCIDNEALYDICFRTLKLQNPTYGDLNHLVSLTMSGVTTCLRFPGQLNADLRKLAVNMVPFPRLHFFMPGFAPLTARGAQQYRALTVPELSQQMFDAKNMMAACDPRHGRYLTVAAIFRGRMSMKEVDEQMFNIQNKNSSFFVEWIPNNVKTAVCDIPPRGIKMASTFIGNSTAIQELFKRVGEQFTAMFRRKAFLHWYTGEGMDEMEFTEAESNMNDLVSEYQQYQEATADDEAEFEEEGEVEGEYA, encoded by the exons ATGCGCGAAATTGTACACATACAAACTGGCCAGTGCGGCAACCAGATTGGCACGAAA TTCTGGGAAATCATCAGCGATGAGCATGGTATCGAGCCAACTGGAGAGTACACTGGAACTGACAAAGATCTTCAGGACCTTCAGCTGGAGCGAATCAACGTGTACTACAATGAAGGCAACCAGGGAAAATACGTCCCCAGGTGCATATTGGTGGACTTGGAGCCTGGTACGATGGATTCTGTAAGAGCTGGACCTTTAGGATCTCTCTTCAGACCAGATAGCTTCGTTTTTG GTCAGAGTGGAGCTGGTAATAACTGGGCCAAAGGTCACTATACTGAAGGTGCTGAGCTTGTAGACAGTGTTCTTGATGTAGTTCGAAAGGATGCTGAGAAGTGTGACTGTTTACAAGGCTTCCAGTTGACGCATTCCCTTGGTGGTGGCACTGGCTCTGGCATGGGGACTTTGCTTGTATCAAAAGTGCGTGAAGAATTTCCTGACCGTATTATGAACACCTTCTCTGTCGTGCCATCCCCAAAG GTATCTGATACTGTTGTGGAACCTTACAACGCCACCCTGTCCATTCATCAGCTTGTCGAAAATACTGATGAAACTTACTGTATTGACAACGAGGCCCTTTATGACATATGCTTCCGAACACTGAAACTGCAGAATCCAACTTACGGAGACTTGAATCATCTGGTTTCTCTTACAATGTCTGGTGTCACCACTTGCTTGAGGTTCCCTGGCCAGTTGAACGCTGATCTCAGAAAATTGGCAGTAAACATGGTACCCTTCCCCCGACTACATTTCTTCATGCCAGGATTTGCTCCTCTAACTGCCCGTGGTGCACAGCAATACCGGGCTTTAACTGTACCTGAACTTAGCCAGCAGATGTTTGATGCCAAAAACATGATGGCTGCCTGCGACCCAAGGCACGGTAGATACCTTACTGTTGCTGCCATTTTCCGTGGTAGGATGTCAATGAAAGAAGTCGATGAGCAGATGTTCAACATTCAAAATAAGAATTCTTCATTCTTCGTAGAATGGATTCCCAACAACGTTAAGACTGCTGTGTGTGACATTCCACCTCGTGGAATCAAGATGGCTTCTACGTTCATTGGAAACTCCACTGCTATCCAAGAACTCTTCAAGAGAGTTGGGGAACAGTTCACTGCTATGTTCCGCAGGAAAGCTTTCTTGCATTGGTACACTGGAGAAGGTATGGACGAGATGGAATTCACTGAAGCAGAGTCCAACATGAACGATCTGGTGTCCGAATACCAGCAGTACCAGGAAGCTACAGCTGATGATGAAGCTGAAtttgaggaggagggagaagtagaaggagaataTGCATAA